The Argopecten irradians isolate NY chromosome 4, Ai_NY, whole genome shotgun sequence genome has a window encoding:
- the LOC138322082 gene encoding uncharacterized protein — protein sequence MADIGHRIYHIFFSNSKNNYSSSVEGSQWKETERKSRVAGDTSDNIAFSASGVIVHDLKANQVINFPNIITNIGNSYNPHIGVFNFDRAGTYVFFISILGEYQSHVRTALVKDNVQIIHTHTPAVSNEYAGASNMAVVHLRVDFVGQGIGFRNKSESE from the exons ATGGCAGATATCGGACACCGTATTTACCACATCTTTTTCTCCAACAGCAAAAATAACTATTCTTCCTCCGTAGAGGGATCTCAATGGAAGGAGACTGAAAGAAAGAGCAGAGTAGCAG GCGATACGTCGGACAATATTGCATTCAGTGCTTCTGGTGTAATTGTGCATGACCTGAAGGCAAATCAGGTGATCAATTTTCCCAATATCATCACTAATATCGGAAACTCCTACAATCCACATATCGGAGTGTTCAATTTTGACCGAGCTGGTACCTATGTGTTCTTTATATCCATATTGGGTGAATATCAGAGCCACGTCCGGACCGCTCTAGTCAAGGATAACGTCCAGATCATCCACACACACACTCCGGCGGTTTCCAATGAGTATGCCGGGGCTAGCAACATGGCTGTGGTACATCTCCGGGTAGACTTTGTGGGTCAAGGTATTGGATTCAGGAACAAATCAGAAAGTGAATGA
- the LOC138322389 gene encoding uncharacterized MFS-type transporter YhjX-like, with amino-acid sequence MGLFPDQNSSPRHYHRMKWLGLGVGCLAKFVTGSLFVFNVYEDAIKNTFNYTETEVQLQSSLLCIGLGFGFIPGMFYDNFGPQWASLGGVIVSVLAYTLLWSTPKYVSFYQDKSWLMAIYFFLSGLGSVFTYMVALNTNVINFDENHRGKIVGLLNACFAGSPSVFAVIYYHVIGNPTSTESFSTLMLLFAIAFGVTDVICMFFLRIYTKPTELLEQREMKTELASEGNDSSSCCDSVSKGRRNEGTPLRELLQNADYYIFTLMFTFASCVGVVYVIALTQTTNSMGFSSHNPDVVMIIPIVSTLISVCIGVLSDHFRERLPRLAILIAGSTSFVVCQVLIVTLAAGYTWILISTIFCGIGLGLIWSIAPTVMSEYFDVANLGRNWGIALFLGSLVGLGAQESFGAFYDAAKTHSSDIDCFGIECVRKGHAVALISGILSIVLGVILYFKRRYSNQNVFQRF; translated from the exons ATGGGACTGTTTCCGGACCAGAACTCGTCCCCGAGACACTATCATCGAATGAAATGGCTAGGTCTAGGTGTTGGTTGTCTCGCCAAGTTTGTGACGGGGTCACTATTTGTCTTCAACGTCTACGAAGATGCTATCAAGAACACATTCAATTACACTGAAACTGAAG TTCAACTACAGTCATCCCTCCTGTGCATCGGACTTGGCTTTGGTTTCATCCCCGGGATGTTCTACGACAATTTTGGTCCCCAGTGGGCATCTTTGGGAGGCGTTATAGTGTCTGTGTTAGCCTACACGTTACTATGGAGTACACCTAAATATGTCTCCTTTTACCAAGACAAGAGCTGGCTGATGGCCATCTACTTCTTTCTATCGG GTCTTGGATCTGTTTTCACGTACATGGTCGCTCTCAACACTAATGTCATCAACTTTGATGAAAATCACAGAGGCAAAATAGTAGGACTTCTAAATGCATGCTTCGCTGGAAGCCCTTCTGTATTTGCAGTGATATATTACCATGTCATAGGAAACCCGACAAGCACTGAAAGCTTTTCAACGCTCATGCTGCTTTTTGCCATCGCGTTTGGTGTTACAGATGTCATATGCATGTTTTTCCTGAGAATTTACACCAAACCAACAGAACTCTTGGAACAACGCGAAATGAAAACTGAACTCGCGTCGGAAGGTAATGACTCTAGTTCCTGTTGTGATAGTGTCAGTAAAGGAAGGAGAAATGAAGGGACGCCGCTCCGTGAACTCCTACAAAACGCTGACTATTACATATTTACACTGATGTTTACATTCGCTTCCTGTGTTGGAGTAGTATACGTGATAGCCCTTACACAGACCACCAATTCCATGGGCTTCTCGTCACATAACCCTGATGTTGTGATGATCATCCCGATAGTGAGTACATTGATCAGTGTTTGTATTGGTGTGCTATCAGACCATTTTAGGGAAAGGCTTCCCCGACTTGCCATTCTCATTGCAGGAAGTACATCGTTTGTGGTGTGTCAGGTCCTGATAGTAACGCTAGCTGCCGGATACACCTGGATCTTGATATCGACTATATTCTGTGGGATTGGACTAGGCCTTATCTGGTCAATCGCTCCCACAGTCATGAGCGAGTACTTCGATGTTGCTAACCTGGGGCGAAATTGGGGTATAGCTCTCTTTCTGGGATCGCTTGTGGGCCTGGGAGCTCAGGAAAGTTTCGGTGCTTTTTACGACGCGGCAAAGACACACTCCAGTGATATAGATTGTTTTGGAATCGAGTGTGTTCGTAAGGGACATGCAGTAGCTCTGATATCTGGTATTTTATCAATAGTTCTTGGTGTAATACTTTATTTTAAACGAAGATATTCAAATCAGAATGTTTTTCAGAGATTTTAG